One region of Planctomycetota bacterium genomic DNA includes:
- a CDS encoding ABC transporter ATP-binding protein: MRGHGKSYHADDEILGKVYDHTLMRRLFGYARPYYAVFALGLFLVLVSTACFLAGPRLIGLIIDLGIKPRNFQELYSLSALYLAVMLLSWLTDYVSTYVLAYLGQKIMFDLRARLFSHLQKMSLRFFDKNPVGRLVTRVTNDIGTLSELFSVGLITVFQDVVMLIGLIIVMWWMDIYLTLIALSIALFLIPLTFFFKVRIRNAYRDIRIKLARINAYIAENVAGIRITKLFNREDKNQELFNDINKEHFDACYRSIKYDGSFISSVTIMRAVSIGLVLYYGGSAVFDKVIELGVLVTFLTYTMHFFDPIQDLADKYTLFQSAMASAERVFKIMDTPEDIVDAEKPIPLPAIKGEIKFEDVWFAYPSDENKEAPPLYVLKNISFSVKPGESIAIVGITGSGKSTIINLLSRFYDVGKGRILIDGVDIRNLRQSELRKQMGIVLQDVFLFSGTVLDNICLGEKNISLEKCREIAKYVHADTFIEQLPNQYEGSVAERGVTFSTGQRQLLSFTRALVFDPRILILDEATSSIDVETESYIQDAIKKVIKGRTSIIIAHRLSTIKNVDRILVIHHGELKEMGTHRELLERKGIYYKLYKLQFKA, translated from the coding sequence ATGAGAGGCCACGGAAAAAGTTATCACGCGGATGATGAAATCCTCGGCAAGGTGTATGACCATACGCTCATGAGGAGGCTGTTTGGTTATGCCCGCCCATATTACGCCGTCTTTGCACTGGGGCTCTTTTTGGTGCTGGTTTCAACCGCGTGTTTCCTTGCCGGGCCGAGGCTGATAGGCTTGATAATAGATTTAGGGATTAAGCCCAGGAATTTCCAGGAATTATACAGCCTGTCCGCACTTTACCTGGCGGTGATGCTTTTAAGCTGGCTTACCGATTATGTTTCCACCTATGTTTTGGCCTACCTGGGGCAGAAAATAATGTTTGATTTGAGGGCGCGGCTCTTTTCCCACCTGCAGAAAATGTCGCTCCGGTTCTTCGATAAAAACCCGGTCGGCCGCCTCGTCACCCGCGTCACCAACGATATTGGGACATTGAGCGAATTATTTTCGGTCGGGCTGATTACGGTTTTCCAGGATGTCGTAATGCTTATCGGCCTTATTATCGTGATGTGGTGGATGGATATCTATTTGACCTTAATCGCACTTTCAATTGCGTTATTCCTGATTCCGCTGACCTTTTTCTTTAAAGTGCGGATACGCAATGCCTACCGTGATATCAGGATAAAACTTGCCCGGATTAACGCCTATATCGCGGAAAATGTCGCGGGAATCCGCATCACCAAATTATTCAACCGGGAGGATAAAAACCAGGAACTGTTTAACGATATCAACAAGGAGCATTTTGATGCATGCTACCGTTCGATTAAATATGACGGTTCGTTTATTTCTTCGGTAACTATCATGAGGGCTGTTTCTATCGGGCTGGTGTTGTATTACGGGGGCAGCGCGGTTTTTGATAAAGTCATCGAATTAGGCGTCCTGGTTACCTTCCTGACCTATACCATGCACTTTTTCGACCCGATACAGGATTTGGCGGATAAATACACCCTTTTCCAGTCCGCCATGGCTTCGGCTGAAAGGGTGTTTAAGATTATGGATACGCCCGAAGATATCGTCGATGCGGAAAAGCCGATTCCTTTGCCCGCAATAAAGGGCGAAATAAAGTTTGAAGACGTCTGGTTTGCCTATCCTTCGGATGAGAATAAGGAAGCCCCGCCTCTTTATGTCCTGAAGAATATATCATTCTCGGTCAAGCCCGGTGAAAGCATCGCCATCGTCGGGATAACCGGTAGCGGCAAATCCACCATCATCAACCTGCTTTCCCGGTTCTATGACGTCGGCAAAGGGCGGATACTTATCGACGGAGTGGATATCCGTAACCTGCGCCAGTCCGAATTGCGGAAACAGATGGGAATAGTCCTCCAGGATGTATTCCTCTTTTCCGGCACGGTCCTTGACAATATCTGTTTGGGTGAGAAAAATATCAGCCTGGAGAAATGCCGGGAAATCGCGAAGTATGTCCATGCGGATACGTTTATCGAACAATTGCCCAACCAATACGAGGGCTCGGTTGCGGAGCGCGGCGTCACTTTTTCCACGGGCCAGCGCCAGCTCCTTTCATTTACTAGGGCACTGGTCTTCGATCCCAGGATATTGATTCTGGATGAAGCCACTTCCTCCATCGACGTAGAAACGGAAAGCTATATCCAGGACGCCATAAAGAAGGTGATAAAAGGCCGAACGTCCATCATCATTGCCCACCGCCTTTCCACCATCAAAAACGTGGATAGAATCTTGGTGATACATCACGGCGAGTTGAAAGAAATGGGAACCCACCGGGAACTATTGGAAAG
- a CDS encoding ABC transporter ATP-binding protein, translating to MFKAFWIYFKRYRWQFFMAIILLGIVDLVDVAFPLVIKYAIDDLSKPNALAIIIWYAIIYVGLGIIQGRGRYWYRIFFFGTSFKVARDIREELFSHLQTLSSNYFNRTYTGDIMSRATSDIEAVRQFYARGLFIGADIIVYIFTVPVIMIFLSLKLTILSMFLLPFLPFFVNRMGNLIHHRFKDIQETSAEISTYAQENFAGIRVVKSFAQEENQKAGFKEINDKYVNQNLSLAKVEAVFSPTLHFCAAAGILVVLYFGGKEVINGVISPGTFVAFTLYMGRLLWPMMALGWTISIFQRSAASMQRLREIFNAKAEIVSPAQPVAKEIEGAIEFKNVGLAYQGLGLESVQKEPALAGVSLKIPAGKTVAIMGPVGCGKTSLINLIPRLFDPTEGSVLIDGVDIRQYDLGELRRRIGFTPQDVFLFSESIKENIGFGLSQTIDSEMPNIRKSSELSMINQDIESFPEKYETLLGERGVNLSGGQKQRITIARALAKKPKILVLDDCFSSVDVETEETILSRFKTVLPGITTVIISHRLPVVKIADIIIFMEKGRIVETGSHQELLAKKGRYSGFYRQQELISDLERIE from the coding sequence ATGTTTAAGGCTTTTTGGATATACTTCAAGCGTTACCGGTGGCAGTTTTTCATGGCGATAATCCTGCTGGGAATCGTCGACCTGGTGGATGTCGCTTTCCCGCTGGTCATCAAATACGCGATTGACGATTTATCCAAGCCGAATGCGCTGGCAATTATTATATGGTATGCGATAATCTACGTCGGATTGGGCATCATCCAGGGAAGGGGCAGATACTGGTACCGTATTTTCTTCTTCGGGACTTCCTTCAAGGTGGCGCGCGATATCCGGGAGGAATTATTTTCCCACCTGCAAACCCTTTCCAGCAATTATTTTAACCGGACTTATACCGGGGATATCATGTCCCGTGCGACCAGCGATATCGAGGCCGTGCGCCAGTTTTATGCCCGTGGGCTTTTTATCGGGGCGGATATCATCGTTTATATATTCACCGTTCCGGTGATAATGATTTTCCTGAGCCTGAAGCTCACCATTTTGAGCATGTTCCTATTGCCGTTCCTGCCGTTTTTCGTCAACCGTATGGGGAATCTTATCCACCATCGTTTCAAGGATATACAGGAGACCTCGGCGGAAATAAGCACATACGCGCAGGAAAACTTCGCCGGCATCCGCGTCGTGAAGTCATTCGCCCAGGAGGAAAACCAAAAAGCCGGTTTTAAAGAGATAAACGACAAATATGTGAATCAAAATCTTTCGCTTGCCAAAGTGGAGGCGGTTTTTTCACCCACGCTCCATTTTTGCGCTGCTGCGGGCATTTTGGTGGTTCTCTATTTCGGCGGCAAGGAAGTGATTAACGGGGTCATTTCCCCGGGCACTTTTGTCGCTTTCACTTTATATATGGGCAGGCTGCTCTGGCCGATGATGGCGCTGGGCTGGACGATTTCCATATTCCAGCGTTCGGCCGCTTCCATGCAGCGCTTGAGGGAAATCTTTAATGCGAAAGCGGAAATCGTTTCGCCCGCGCAACCGGTCGCCAAAGAAATAGAGGGTGCAATCGAGTTTAAAAACGTCGGATTGGCCTACCAGGGGCTTGGGCTGGAAAGTGTGCAGAAAGAACCGGCTTTAGCCGGAGTAAGCCTCAAAATACCGGCGGGCAAGACCGTGGCGATTATGGGACCGGTCGGCTGCGGCAAGACATCCTTGATAAACCTCATCCCGCGGCTCTTTGACCCGACCGAAGGAAGCGTCTTGATTGACGGGGTTGATATCAGGCAATATGATTTGGGGGAACTCCGCAGGCGAATCGGATTCACCCCGCAGGACGTATTTCTCTTTTCCGAAAGCATAAAAGAAAATATCGGGTTCGGCCTGTCTCAAACGATCGATTCGGAGATGCCGAATATCAGGAAGTCTTCGGAGTTATCCATGATTAACCAGGATATCGAAAGCTTCCCGGAAAAATACGAGACGCTCCTGGGAGAACGGGGGGTAAACCTTTCCGGCGGGCAGAAACAGCGCATCACCATTGCGCGAGCACTCGCTAAGAAGCCCAAAATACTCGTCCTGGATGATTGTTTTTCCAGCGTGGACGTGGAAACCGAGGAAACGATTTTGAGCCGGTTCAAGACCGTATTGCCCGGCATTACGACCGTAATCATTTCGCACCGCCTGCCGGTCGTGAAGATTGCGGATATAATAATCTTCATGGAAAAAGGCCGCATCGTCGAAACCGGTTCCCACCAGGAATTATTGGCCAAAAAAGGCAGGTATTCCGGTTTCTACAGGCAGCAGGAATTAATCAGCGATTTGGAGAGGATTGAATGA
- the meaB gene encoding methylmalonyl Co-A mutase-associated GTPase MeaB, with amino-acid sequence MIDKKKILAGDKPSLAKAISLVENDADKSTKLLSALYPHLGKAHRIGITGPPGVGKSTLVDELAINLRKRNKTVGIIAIDPSSIFSGGAILGDRIRMQKIGIDAGVFIRSMATRGWIGGISRSTSDAADIIDASGKSYVIIETVGVGQSEIEIFKNVDTTILVLSPESGDAIQAMKAGIMEIADVIVMNKSDRPGADNLIDAIRNTCEMKWSPPSETSGGEISLNCRNKTSLSDGCKTAIPIFKTEAINSVGITEVLGFLEERWHHLKESGELSLKRKLIVKEKLKSLVFKEFEDFIGNDKKIRTLIDKSVDEILSGKTNVYKSVDVIMKQISGIPKKRS; translated from the coding sequence ATGATTGATAAGAAAAAGATTTTAGCCGGAGATAAGCCGAGCTTGGCCAAGGCTATTTCGCTGGTTGAAAACGACGCCGATAAATCCACCAAGCTTTTATCAGCACTTTACCCGCACCTGGGTAAAGCACACCGGATAGGGATTACTGGGCCGCCCGGCGTGGGGAAAAGCACCCTGGTCGACGAGCTGGCCATAAATTTGCGGAAGCGCAATAAAACGGTCGGCATTATCGCCATTGACCCTTCGAGTATCTTCAGCGGCGGGGCAATCCTGGGCGACCGTATCAGGATGCAGAAAATCGGGATTGATGCCGGCGTTTTTATCAGGAGCATGGCTACCCGCGGCTGGATAGGCGGCATCAGCCGGAGCACCTCCGACGCGGCGGATATCATCGATGCTTCCGGCAAATCATACGTCATCATAGAAACGGTCGGGGTGGGCCAGTCCGAGATAGAGATATTCAAGAATGTAGATACGACCATCCTCGTCCTTTCGCCCGAATCAGGCGACGCCATCCAGGCGATGAAGGCGGGTATCATGGAGATAGCCGATGTAATCGTGATGAATAAATCCGACCGGCCCGGTGCGGATAACCTGATAGATGCCATTAGGAACACGTGCGAAATGAAATGGAGTCCCCCAAGTGAAACTTCGGGGGGCGAAATATCCTTGAATTGCCGGAATAAGACTTCGCTCTCGGATGGATGCAAAACCGCTATTCCCATATTCAAGACCGAGGCAATCAATTCAGTCGGCATCACGGAGGTCCTGGGTTTTCTAGAAGAGCGCTGGCATCACTTGAAAGAAAGCGGGGAGTTATCCCTGAAGCGCAAACTTATCGTCAAAGAGAAACTAAAGTCGCTCGTTTTCAAGGAGTTCGAGGACTTTATCGGCAATGATAAAAAAATAAGGACGCTTATCGATAAATCTGTTGATGAGATTTTAAGCGGCAAGACGAATGTTTATAAATCGGTTGATGTGATAATGAAACAAATATCAGGCATTCCGAAAAAGCGAAGTTAA
- a CDS encoding acyl-CoA dehydrogenase family protein has protein sequence MLFELNEEKKLIRDTAREFAQETLSKYAKQIDREERIPQEVIKKLAELGFWGIIVPDEFGGAGLDTFSLVLVLEEISRVCASTSVTMSVHNSLVCNALVKYGTTEQKKKYLPKLGGGEIIGAYALTEPASGSDAASLITKADKKGNQYILNGNKIFITSAPIASVSIVFARTNPDKSLRGKGISAFLVEPSFKGFKLGTIEEKMGVKGAKASEIVLEDCAVPAENMLGEENKGFNLAMELLNSGRIGIAAQSVGIAQACLDAAMKYAQERKQFGKALAEFQAIQWKIADMATEINAARLSTYQAALLKDKKQPHIKEACMAKLFASTVCNKAAKETVQIHGGMGYTKEFAVERFFRDAKVTEIYEGTSEIQRIVINKELFGKNWVSSRQ, from the coding sequence ATGTTGTTCGAATTGAATGAAGAGAAGAAGCTAATCAGGGATACCGCACGCGAATTTGCCCAAGAAACCCTTTCCAAATACGCCAAGCAAATAGACCGCGAGGAGCGGATACCGCAGGAAGTAATCAAGAAGCTGGCGGAACTGGGCTTTTGGGGGATTATCGTGCCGGATGAATTCGGCGGGGCGGGGCTGGATACGTTTTCACTTGTCTTGGTCCTGGAAGAAATCAGCCGCGTCTGTGCCTCAACCTCGGTAACCATGTCCGTCCATAATTCTCTTGTTTGCAACGCACTGGTAAAATATGGGACAACCGAGCAGAAAAAGAAATACCTGCCCAAGCTTGGCGGTGGGGAAATTATCGGGGCATACGCCTTGACCGAGCCGGCTTCCGGAAGCGATGCCGCTTCGCTTATTACCAAAGCGGACAAGAAAGGCAATCAATATATCCTTAATGGCAACAAGATTTTTATCACGAGCGCCCCGATTGCCAGTGTTTCGATTGTCTTTGCCCGGACCAATCCGGATAAATCTTTGAGGGGCAAAGGCATCAGCGCGTTTTTGGTTGAGCCGTCATTCAAGGGTTTTAAGCTTGGCACAATCGAGGAAAAAATGGGCGTAAAAGGCGCCAAAGCGAGCGAGATTGTCTTGGAAGATTGCGCCGTGCCGGCGGAAAACATGCTGGGCGAGGAAAACAAGGGGTTTAATCTCGCGATGGAACTTTTAAACAGCGGCCGAATCGGGATTGCCGCGCAGTCTGTTGGTATTGCCCAGGCATGCCTTGACGCCGCGATGAAATACGCGCAGGAGCGGAAACAATTCGGCAAGGCACTGGCGGAATTCCAGGCAATACAGTGGAAGATAGCCGATATGGCCACAGAAATAAATGCCGCCCGGCTTTCGACTTACCAGGCGGCTTTGCTCAAAGATAAAAAACAGCCCCATATAAAAGAGGCTTGCATGGCGAAATTATTCGCCTCGACCGTATGCAATAAGGCGGCCAAGGAAACCGTCCAGATACACGGCGGGATGGGTTATACCAAGGAGTTTGCGGTGGAGAGGTTTTTCCGCGACGCCAAAGTAACGGAAATTTACGAAGGCACGTCAGAAATCCAGCGAATAGTCATAAACAAGGAATTATTCGGCAAAAACTGGGTTTCTTCGCGCCAATAA
- a CDS encoding FAD-dependent oxidoreductase has product MFDRFGYFDIIYLRRMVTIKINNAELTVAEGLTILKAALANNIYIPHLCAHPDLPPSQDSRTSDKIFRGDLKSTNEPVNNLTEVIGCQLCLVKIGGVDKPQRSCATIVKNGMSIETDTPELLSLRKDNLSKIIAEHPHSCLTCAQHEGCSLTQCSSNVPNNERCCPKFGKCELQKVSEYIGIKAETPRYKPKEMPVIEIDPLIKRNYNLCIGCTRCVRTCKDLRGIEALGFVIIGGKVVVGSHEPALKDSGCKFCGACIEVCPTGALMDKDVKSTERETDLIPCKYTCPAGINVPEYIRQVKLGNQDKALEVIKESVPLPAVLGNVCFHPCEEVCRRKEVNEPIAICALKRYATDNSTEKPQSKNSNLKTSHIAVIGSGPSGLTAAYYLAKEGYPVTVFESQPKAGGMMRYGIPAYRLPDEILDADLKHITSSGVEIKLNQTLGKDFTVESLKKDGFKTILISTGAQMAKQIPLKGLNLTSDTQQLTSVLWAMDFLRGVRQGKKYTIPSKVLVIGGGNVAIDTALTAKRLGAKSVEMACLESADEMPAHDWEIEQAREEGITINNSWGPEELIGDSNCVKGVCFTKCTAVFSAEGGSAFGGDSAKRFNPQFDKSVTHKIEADMVILAIGQKPDKELLQKMGLDVANSGAIKVDENSLETNQPGIFACGEAAHNPSSVIQSIAEGKKVAVSIDKHLGGDGKLVTSSMKLLTPNPLFGRDESFSSWQRVKMPTRPIAERVNDFGQIEKGFSKDNAIKEAARCLQCDMRFCITPVTFPPKKESHLKFDAQSLDAVPEKEGVYQLLDDAKNVLIIKGVANLKEGLKEQLSNSKAKHFTFELEPYYTKRESELIQHYISQHGKMPEGSSSELDDLF; this is encoded by the coding sequence ATGTTTGACCGATTCGGATACTTCGATATAATCTATTTAAGACGTATGGTCACCATTAAAATAAACAATGCCGAATTAACCGTCGCGGAAGGATTAACCATCCTCAAAGCGGCGCTGGCGAATAATATCTATATCCCGCACCTTTGCGCACATCCGGATTTGCCGCCTTCGCAGGATTCAAGGACTTCCGATAAAATATTCCGCGGCGACCTCAAATCAACTAATGAACCGGTGAACAATTTAACCGAAGTCATCGGCTGCCAGTTATGCCTGGTTAAAATAGGCGGGGTGGATAAGCCTCAGCGTTCTTGCGCCACGATAGTTAAAAACGGGATGTCCATAGAAACTGATACACCGGAATTATTGTCCCTTCGGAAGGACAATCTCTCTAAAATAATTGCCGAGCACCCGCATTCCTGCCTGACCTGCGCCCAGCATGAAGGCTGTTCCTTGACCCAATGCTCCAGCAACGTCCCTAATAACGAGCGGTGCTGTCCCAAATTCGGCAAATGCGAACTGCAAAAGGTCTCCGAGTATATCGGCATCAAGGCAGAAACGCCCCGCTACAAACCCAAGGAGATGCCTGTTATCGAAATAGACCCGCTTATCAAGCGCAATTATAACTTATGCATCGGCTGCACCAGATGCGTGCGCACCTGCAAAGACCTGCGCGGGATAGAGGCATTGGGATTTGTCATAATCGGCGGCAAGGTTGTTGTCGGCTCGCATGAACCGGCGCTTAAGGATTCCGGATGCAAGTTCTGCGGAGCGTGCATAGAAGTCTGCCCGACCGGCGCGCTTATGGATAAAGATGTAAAATCAACCGAGCGCGAAACGGATTTAATCCCCTGCAAATACACCTGCCCGGCGGGCATTAATGTCCCTGAATATATCCGCCAAGTAAAACTGGGCAATCAGGATAAAGCATTGGAAGTGATAAAAGAATCGGTTCCGCTTCCCGCGGTTTTGGGGAATGTCTGCTTCCATCCCTGCGAGGAAGTCTGCCGCCGTAAGGAAGTTAACGAACCGATTGCAATCTGCGCACTCAAACGGTACGCAACAGATAATAGTACCGAAAAACCACAATCTAAAAACTCTAATCTAAAAACTAGCCACATTGCAGTGATTGGCTCAGGACCTTCCGGACTGACTGCCGCGTATTATCTTGCCAAAGAAGGTTATCCGGTAACCGTATTTGAATCACAGCCCAAGGCCGGCGGGATGATGCGTTACGGCATCCCGGCTTACCGGCTGCCTGATGAAATACTGGACGCGGATTTAAAACACATCACGTCAAGCGGTGTGGAGATAAAACTGAACCAGACTCTCGGAAAAGATTTCACCGTGGAAAGCCTTAAAAAAGACGGATTTAAAACCATCCTTATTTCTACCGGCGCCCAGATGGCCAAACAAATCCCGCTTAAAGGATTAAATCTAACATCTGATACCCAACAACTAACATCTGTATTATGGGCGATGGATTTCCTGCGCGGTGTCCGCCAGGGGAAAAAATACACAATCCCATCAAAAGTCTTGGTCATCGGCGGCGGGAACGTGGCAATAGATACAGCGCTTACCGCCAAGAGACTCGGCGCCAAGAGCGTTGAGATGGCATGCCTGGAATCAGCCGATGAAATGCCCGCCCATGACTGGGAAATAGAACAGGCGCGCGAGGAAGGGATAACCATAAATAATTCCTGGGGTCCGGAGGAGCTTATCGGAGATTCCAACTGCGTCAAAGGCGTCTGCTTCACCAAGTGCACCGCGGTTTTTTCCGCCGAAGGCGGATCCGCCTTTGGCGGAGACTCTGCTAAACGCTTCAATCCCCAGTTTGACAAGTCCGTTACCCATAAAATAGAGGCGGATATGGTCATTCTTGCCATCGGCCAGAAACCGGATAAGGAATTGCTCCAAAAGATGGGATTGGATGTGGCAAATTCCGGCGCAATCAAGGTGGATGAAAATTCACTGGAAACAAATCAGCCCGGCATCTTTGCCTGCGGTGAAGCCGCGCATAATCCGAGCTCGGTCATCCAATCTATCGCCGAAGGAAAGAAGGTTGCCGTCTCGATTGACAAGCATCTCGGCGGCGACGGCAAACTTGTAACTTCTAGCATGAAACTTCTAACTCCTAATCCCCTCTTCGGCCGCGATGAATCCTTCTCCTCCTGGCAGCGCGTCAAGATGCCCACGAGACCGATAGCGGAAAGGGTAAATGATTTCGGGCAGATAGAAAAGGGGTTCAGTAAAGACAATGCGATAAAAGAAGCCGCGCGGTGCTTGCAATGCGATATGCGGTTCTGCATCACGCCGGTTACCTTCCCGCCCAAGAAAGAGTCGCACCTAAAGTTTGACGCCCAATCACTTGACGCAGTCCCGGAAAAGGAAGGCGTATATCAGTTGCTGGATGACGCCAAGAACGTGCTGATTATAAAAGGGGTAGCAAACCTGAAAGAGGGACTGAAGGAACAGCTCTCAAATAGCAAGGCAAAGCATTTCACCTTTGAGCTTGAACCGTATTATACCAAGCGCGAAAGTGAATTGATACAGCATTATATCTCCCAGCACGGCAAGATGCCCGAAGGCTCAAGCAGTGAACTGGATGATTTGTTTTAG
- a CDS encoding ATP-binding protein codes for MFNAENFLQQNPWRQDESKLISWSFDRSLLPKLLDALKGDKPILLSGPRGAGKTTLLQLTIRHLIKEKSIPPSAIFYFNLDDVLTREGFTGADDVAGFINGFSPDKKTRLWIFLDEVQHLDSAMVQELEKLMDNSKLIMASSVRDSSPDSNRGQNDNIQRFELGMVSYTEYWNRMLNPNNIYLPKYKLPEKIKDLPKSSFYTLALPVLDGYLRYGGYAETVKEYTLSKRPAILRKIYQAQFSHQPKSKQERLEQTQQRKILDELTRIHGTVLNVNKLAQEIKAEWRKVSAFIDALESDYCVNKVFPYPDKGAPILYFNDNGLRNMLADSFQPIDTRTDRKALIDNLVYNELRFIPWIKDIKYWASETSDVTGFCLKHGLVRHLVGALYDFPLEKSGRWALVNFGRRIKAKKIIVFTRDYAGWDEITPTQVIYLPLAYAWLLPQVLGE; via the coding sequence ATGTTTAATGCGGAGAATTTCCTACAGCAAAACCCTTGGCGCCAGGATGAATCCAAACTCATAAGCTGGTCTTTTGACCGTTCATTATTGCCCAAATTATTGGACGCGCTTAAAGGCGATAAGCCGATACTCCTTTCCGGCCCGCGCGGTGCGGGAAAAACCACTCTTCTTCAATTGACTATCAGACACCTTATCAAGGAAAAGTCGATTCCGCCTTCCGCCATATTCTATTTTAATCTGGACGATGTCCTGACGCGCGAAGGATTCACCGGAGCGGATGATGTCGCCGGATTCATTAACGGATTCAGCCCGGATAAGAAAACACGGCTCTGGATTTTCCTTGATGAAGTCCAGCACCTTGATTCCGCCATGGTTCAGGAGCTGGAAAAGTTAATGGATAATAGTAAACTAATTATGGCGAGTTCGGTTAGAGATTCTTCCCCCGACAGTAATCGGGGTCAGAATGACAATATTCAAAGATTTGAACTCGGTATGGTCTCTTACACGGAATACTGGAACCGGATGCTTAACCCGAATAATATTTACCTGCCTAAATACAAACTGCCGGAGAAAATAAAGGATTTGCCCAAAAGCAGTTTTTACACCTTAGCGCTTCCTGTTTTGGATGGATACCTGCGTTACGGCGGATACGCCGAAACGGTTAAGGAATATACCCTTTCCAAGCGTCCGGCTATTTTGCGGAAGATTTACCAGGCTCAGTTTTCCCACCAGCCCAAGTCCAAGCAAGAACGGTTAGAGCAAACCCAACAAAGGAAGATTCTGGACGAGTTAACCCGCATACACGGTACGGTCTTAAACGTTAATAAGTTAGCACAGGAAATCAAGGCAGAATGGCGCAAGGTTTCGGCTTTTATAGATGCGCTTGAATCCGATTATTGCGTTAATAAGGTTTTCCCTTATCCTGATAAAGGTGCGCCGATTTTATATTTCAATGACAATGGGTTAAGGAATATGCTGGCAGATTCATTCCAGCCAATTGATACCCGCACAGACCGGAAAGCGCTTATTGATAATTTAGTCTATAACGAATTGCGGTTTATTCCGTGGATAAAAGATATAAAATATTGGGCGAGCGAGACGAGCGATGTTACCGGCTTCTGCCTGAAGCACGGATTGGTCAGGCACCTGGTCGGCGCGTTATATGATTTCCCTCTGGAGAAATCCGGCAGGTGGGCGTTGGTGAATTTCGGCAGGCGGATAAAGGCAAAGAAGATAATTGTTTTTACCCGCGACTATGCCGGCTGGGATGAAATAACACCGACACAGGTTATCTACCTGCCGCTTGCCTATGCCTGGCTCCTGCCGCAGGTGTTGGGAGAATAA